From one Acidobacteriota bacterium genomic stretch:
- a CDS encoding cupin domain-containing protein, giving the protein MKFTIEAFLAELPKPANDKWIDGVWDIEPFSKNGVKLVFFAPRGVDRQTFHDEDEYYFIARGTGEIVIDGVRFPFEAGDALFVPARAEHRFENFSEDFATWAVFF; this is encoded by the coding sequence ATGAAGTTTACGATCGAAGCGTTCCTCGCCGAACTTCCCAAACCCGCGAACGACAAATGGATCGACGGAGTTTGGGATATTGAGCCGTTCTCGAAAAATGGCGTCAAACTCGTCTTTTTCGCGCCGCGCGGCGTTGATCGGCAGACATTTCACGACGAGGACGAGTACTATTTCATTGCCCGCGGCACCGGAGAGATCGTCATCGACGGCGTTCGATTCCCGTTCGAAGCCGGCGACGCCCTGTTCGTGCCGGCGCGTGCGGAGCATCGGTTTGAGAATTTCAGCGAAGATTTCGCGACCTGGGCGGTTTTCTTTTAA
- the fabF gene encoding beta-ketoacyl-ACP synthase II produces MKRRVVVTGLGLVTACGNSVGATWSALMEGKSGADYIKKFDTEKFDVKFACEVKDFNAEDYLEKKEARRMGAFTHFAIAASDEAVKDSGLVIDDSNSEMVGTYISSGIGDFWAIEREHEKLLNSGPGRVSPFFIVSAIVNLASGNVSIRHGAKGPNSATATACSAGAHAIGDSFRIIERGDADAMICGGAESAITPMSVAGFDSMRALSRRNDEPHRASRPFDAERDGFVIGEGAGMVILEELEHAKARGAKIYAEIVGYGMSGDAFHVTMPDETGSGAIRVMTRAIKDAGIAPEQIGYINAHGTSTPYNDKFETLAIKKVFGDHAYKLAVSSTKSMTGHALGAAGGIEAVISVLALENNILPPTINYENPDPDCDLDYVPNVIREASVDYVLSNSFGFGGTNACLVFKRYEE; encoded by the coding sequence ATGAAACGTCGTGTAGTAGTCACGGGACTCGGACTTGTAACCGCCTGCGGCAACAGCGTCGGTGCGACCTGGTCGGCATTGATGGAAGGCAAGAGCGGCGCGGATTACATCAAGAAGTTCGATACCGAAAAATTCGATGTCAAATTCGCCTGTGAGGTCAAGGACTTCAATGCGGAAGACTATCTCGAAAAAAAGGAAGCGCGCCGAATGGGCGCTTTCACGCATTTCGCGATCGCGGCGTCGGATGAGGCCGTAAAAGACAGCGGACTGGTGATCGACGACTCGAATTCCGAGATGGTCGGAACTTACATCAGTTCGGGCATCGGCGATTTTTGGGCGATCGAGCGCGAGCATGAAAAACTCCTGAACTCCGGTCCGGGAAGGGTCTCGCCGTTTTTTATCGTCTCTGCCATCGTCAATCTCGCTTCGGGCAACGTTTCGATCAGGCACGGCGCTAAGGGACCGAATTCGGCGACGGCAACGGCCTGTTCGGCAGGCGCGCACGCGATCGGCGACAGTTTTCGGATCATCGAGCGCGGCGATGCCGACGCGATGATCTGCGGCGGCGCTGAAAGTGCGATCACGCCGATGTCGGTCGCCGGCTTCGATTCGATGCGGGCCCTTTCGCGGCGCAATGACGAACCGCACCGCGCATCGCGGCCGTTCGACGCCGAACGTGACGGGTTCGTGATCGGAGAGGGAGCCGGAATGGTGATCCTTGAGGAACTCGAGCACGCCAAGGCGCGCGGCGCGAAGATCTATGCCGAGATCGTCGGCTACGGAATGAGCGGCGACGCCTTTCACGTGACGATGCCGGACGAGACTGGGTCAGGCGCGATCCGCGTGATGACGCGCGCGATCAAGGACGCAGGCATTGCGCCGGAACAGATCGGATACATCAACGCGCACGGCACTTCGACCCCTTATAACGATAAGTTCGAAACGCTCGCGATCAAAAAGGTGTTTGGCGACCACGCTTACAAGCTCGCGGTCAGTTCGACGAAGTCGATGACGGGCCACGCGCTCGGCGCGGCCGGCGGAATCGAGGCCGTGATCTCGGTCCTTGCGCTGGAGAACAACATCTTGCCGCCGACGATCAATTACGAGAATCCCGACCCCGACTGCGACCTGGATTACGTTCCGAATGTGATCCGCGAAGCGAGCGTCGATTACGTTCTGTCGAACAGTTTCGGGTTCGGCGGGACGAACGCGTGTTTGGTCTTTAAGCGCTACGAAGAATAA
- a CDS encoding branched-chain amino acid transaminase: MSSKDVNTLRIASKVWRDGQMIDWNDARVHVMTHAIHYGSSVFEGIRAYETVNGTAVFRLTEHMQRLVNSAKIYRMDLKFTRQDFCDAAVELVRDSGLEACYLRPIVFRGLNEEKPAFGVNPFPNPVQCYIAAWDWGKYLGEEALEAGVDVCVSSWTRITTNSLPAVAKAGANYMNSQLIKMEAILGGFSEGIALDDRGYVSEGSGENLFLVNNGMLLTPPLGASILPGITRDSVIQIAKELGIPVKQTNIQRAALYLADELFFTGTAAEITPIRAVDRITVGSGKRGEITKKLQEHFFQVIRGERPAPNNAPWLTYVSEGSEKKTAKSGE; this comes from the coding sequence ATGTCGTCAAAAGATGTCAACACTCTAAGAATCGCGTCGAAAGTTTGGCGCGACGGACAGATGATCGATTGGAACGACGCTCGCGTTCACGTAATGACGCACGCGATCCACTACGGTTCGAGCGTTTTTGAGGGCATCCGCGCCTACGAGACGGTCAACGGAACGGCGGTCTTTCGTCTCACCGAGCATATGCAGCGGCTCGTGAATTCGGCCAAGATCTATCGTATGGATCTTAAGTTTACCCGGCAGGATTTTTGTGACGCCGCGGTCGAACTTGTTCGTGACAGCGGACTCGAAGCCTGCTACCTGCGGCCGATCGTTTTTCGCGGATTGAACGAGGAGAAACCTGCGTTTGGCGTCAATCCGTTTCCGAATCCGGTGCAGTGTTACATCGCGGCCTGGGATTGGGGCAAGTATCTCGGAGAAGAAGCGCTCGAGGCTGGCGTCGACGTCTGTGTCTCAAGCTGGACACGGATAACGACCAACTCTCTGCCGGCGGTCGCGAAGGCCGGGGCGAATTATATGAATTCGCAGCTTATCAAGATGGAGGCGATCCTCGGCGGCTTCAGCGAAGGCATCGCGCTCGATGACCGCGGCTACGTTTCCGAGGGCTCGGGCGAGAATCTGTTCTTGGTCAACAACGGGATGCTTCTGACGCCGCCGCTCGGCGCGTCCATTCTTCCGGGAATCACTCGTGATTCCGTGATTCAGATCGCGAAGGAACTCGGAATTCCGGTCAAGCAGACGAACATCCAGCGCGCGGCCCTCTATCTGGCGGACGAGTTGTTCTTTACCGGGACCGCCGCCGAGATCACGCCGATCCGTGCGGTTGACCGAATTACCGTCGGTTCCGGCAAGCGCGGCGAGATCACCAAGAAACTTCAGGAACATTTCTTCCAGGTCATTCGGGGTGAGCGGCCGGCGCCGAACAACGCTCCGTGGCTCACCTATGTTTCCGAAGGCTCGGAAAAAAAAACGGCTAAGTCCGGAGAATGA
- a CDS encoding quinone-dependent dihydroorotate dehydrogenase, with amino-acid sequence MFDRLIRPCLFRLAPETAHEFGVETLRIGLGSRISQRIASSVYRSEFSFGPITRFGLRFDNPLGIAAGFDKNGLVVDQLAALGFGFVEVGTVTFRPQPGNAKPRLFRLPEDEALINRFGFNNDGAARVVERLKRSRRKCVIGVNIGKNKDVPLESALENYLESFRLAYDVADYVAINVSSPNTPNLRELQRADSLLELLGEIQNLNRAISETKGIGLKPLLVKIAPDLDRPEIESIAAIAQSLELSGIIATNTTVSREGLKTVIDEAGGLSGRPVRRRSTEVIRTIYEATGGALPIIGVGGVFCAADAFEKIAAGASLVQAYTGFIYRGPSFAREINDGLSRILVERGFSTFDNAVGSGVR; translated from the coding sequence ATTTTTGATAGGTTGATCCGTCCGTGTCTTTTTCGATTGGCGCCTGAAACGGCACACGAATTCGGTGTCGAAACCCTCCGCATCGGACTCGGATCGCGAATCTCGCAGAGAATCGCCTCGTCGGTTTATCGGAGTGAATTCTCCTTCGGGCCGATAACGCGGTTCGGACTTAGGTTCGACAATCCGCTCGGGATCGCGGCCGGATTCGACAAGAACGGATTGGTCGTCGATCAACTCGCCGCGCTCGGCTTCGGCTTTGTCGAAGTCGGCACGGTGACATTCCGTCCGCAGCCCGGCAACGCGAAGCCGCGGTTGTTCCGCCTTCCGGAGGACGAGGCACTGATCAACCGTTTCGGGTTCAACAATGATGGCGCGGCGCGTGTCGTTGAACGCCTGAAGCGCTCTCGCCGCAAATGCGTGATCGGCGTCAACATCGGGAAAAACAAAGACGTGCCTCTCGAATCCGCGCTCGAGAACTATCTCGAAAGTTTTCGCCTTGCATACGACGTCGCCGATTATGTCGCGATCAACGTTTCGAGCCCGAACACTCCGAATCTGCGGGAACTTCAGCGGGCCGACTCGCTCTTGGAACTCCTCGGCGAGATCCAGAATCTCAATCGCGCGATCAGCGAAACGAAAGGAATTGGCCTGAAACCCTTGCTCGTCAAGATCGCGCCGGACCTTGACCGCCCGGAGATCGAAAGCATTGCCGCGATCGCGCAAAGTCTGGAGCTTTCCGGGATCATCGCGACGAACACGACCGTTTCCCGTGAAGGTTTGAAGACGGTCATCGACGAGGCCGGAGGTTTGAGCGGGCGCCCGGTCCGGAGACGCTCGACCGAGGTCATTCGGACGATCTATGAGGCGACGGGCGGCGCGCTGCCGATCATCGGCGTCGGAGGTGTTTTCTGCGCGGCAGACGCGTTCGAGAAAATCGCCGCCGGCGCATCGCTCGTCCAGGCCTACACCGGATTCATCTATCGCGGGCCTTCGTTCGCGCGCGAGATCAACGACGGATTGTCGCGAATTCTCGTCGAACGAGGTTTTTCGACTTTTGACAATGCGGTTGGTTCAGGCGTTCGGTAG
- a CDS encoding electron transfer flavoprotein subunit beta/FixA family protein — translation MKIVVLMKQVANKDAVLRIAGDEKWIDEGDISLQTNESDGYALEEALRMKEAKGGGEVIVCSLGGQTAKTVIKDALARGADRAIHIVADGSNKLSPYQIASVIADAIREEGADLIYTGLQSDDASYGQTGVILAELLGVPHATLVIEVDRENPALRVKRELESGWYQWFTYQTPALLSIQSGISQIRYASLKGIMAAKSKPVKEVAASVADSGSTQAIKRVYLPLKTKQTQILGNGDAKAGAVELVEKLKTEVRVF, via the coding sequence ATGAAAATCGTTGTATTGATGAAACAGGTCGCGAACAAGGACGCGGTGCTGCGTATCGCGGGCGATGAAAAATGGATCGATGAAGGCGACATCTCCCTTCAAACGAACGAATCGGACGGATACGCGCTCGAAGAGGCGCTTCGGATGAAAGAAGCCAAGGGCGGCGGCGAGGTGATCGTCTGCTCGCTCGGCGGCCAAACGGCGAAAACGGTCATCAAAGACGCGCTTGCACGTGGTGCCGACCGCGCGATCCATATCGTCGCCGACGGATCGAACAAACTCTCGCCCTATCAGATCGCGAGCGTCATTGCCGATGCGATCCGCGAAGAGGGCGCGGATCTGATCTACACGGGACTTCAGTCAGACGATGCGAGCTATGGCCAGACGGGCGTCATCCTTGCTGAACTTCTGGGCGTTCCGCACGCGACGCTTGTGATCGAAGTTGATCGCGAAAATCCGGCGCTGCGCGTCAAGCGTGAACTCGAAAGCGGCTGGTACCAGTGGTTTACCTATCAGACGCCGGCGCTCTTGTCGATCCAATCGGGGATTTCGCAGATCCGCTACGCGAGCCTCAAGGGAATTATGGCCGCGAAATCAAAACCGGTTAAGGAAGTCGCGGCGTCCGTGGCTGATTCCGGCTCGACGCAGGCCATCAAACGCGTCTATCTGCCTCTTAAAACCAAACAAACTCAGATTCTCGGCAACGGCGACGCCAAAGCCGGGGCGGTCGAATTGGTCGAAAAATTGAAAACGGAGGTTCGCGTTTTTTGA
- the fabD gene encoding ACP S-malonyltransferase yields MSAESSLKSPVPKVAFLFPGQGSQSVGMGKDLFDNFPAARSVFEEADDALGFSLSTMCFAGSDEDLTLTANTQPAILTTSVAAFRAMESEGFQAPAFVAGHSLGEYSALVAAGALSFADAVVAVRKRGTYMQEAVPVGVGAMAAILGLPLETIEIACAEAAMGEVCSPANINSPAQIVIAGNSDAVDRAIELLKERGAKRAIKLNVSAPFHCDLMLPAQERLAVDLESIEFFDLKFPIVENVSAEQNSSGQRARAALIEQVSSPVRWAQSVEALLAADVRTFVEIGAGKVLSGLVRQINREAVCSNVETAESLKKCFEALEG; encoded by the coding sequence ATGAGTGCAGAATCGAGTTTGAAATCGCCGGTTCCCAAGGTCGCATTCCTTTTCCCGGGACAGGGGTCACAGTCGGTCGGGATGGGCAAGGACCTGTTTGACAACTTTCCGGCTGCGAGATCCGTATTTGAAGAAGCCGATGATGCGCTCGGTTTTTCGCTTTCTACAATGTGCTTTGCCGGGTCGGACGAGGATCTGACCTTGACTGCGAACACGCAACCCGCGATCCTGACGACCTCGGTCGCCGCCTTCCGGGCGATGGAAAGCGAAGGATTTCAAGCGCCGGCGTTTGTCGCCGGACATAGCCTCGGCGAGTACTCCGCGTTGGTCGCGGCCGGAGCCTTGAGTTTTGCGGATGCGGTCGTCGCCGTCAGAAAGCGCGGAACTTATATGCAGGAAGCGGTTCCGGTCGGAGTCGGAGCGATGGCGGCGATTCTCGGACTTCCGCTCGAAACGATCGAGATCGCTTGCGCCGAAGCCGCAATGGGCGAAGTTTGCTCGCCGGCGAACATCAATTCACCGGCGCAGATCGTGATTGCCGGGAATTCCGATGCGGTCGATCGTGCGATCGAACTCTTGAAGGAACGCGGCGCGAAACGCGCGATCAAACTAAACGTTTCGGCGCCTTTCCATTGCGACTTGATGCTCCCGGCGCAGGAGCGCCTGGCAGTTGACCTTGAGTCGATCGAGTTTTTCGATCTCAAATTTCCGATCGTCGAGAACGTATCGGCCGAACAGAATTCAAGCGGCCAACGCGCGCGCGCCGCGCTGATCGAACAGGTTTCGTCGCCGGTCCGCTGGGCGCAGTCGGTCGAAGCCTTGCTCGCCGCCGACGTCCGGACGTTTGTCGAGATCGGCGCCGGAAAGGTCTTGTCCGGACTCGTGCGCCAGATAAACCGCGAGGCCGTTTGCTCGAATGTCGAAACGGCCGAGAGTTTGAAAAAGTGTTTTGAGGCTTTGGAAGGTTAG
- a CDS encoding acyl carrier protein: MSEIQDKIKQIIVDELGVDEAEVTENARFIEDLGADSLDLVELVMRFEEEFDIEIPDEDAEKIQAVRDAYAYVEQHKQA; this comes from the coding sequence ATGTCAGAAATTCAGGATAAGATTAAACAGATCATTGTGGACGAACTTGGTGTAGATGAAGCGGAAGTTACTGAAAACGCTCGCTTTATTGAGGATCTCGGCGCCGATTCGCTGGACCTGGTTGAACTCGTGATGCGTTTCGAAGAGGAATTCGATATCGAAATTCCGGATGAAGACGCCGAGAAGATCCAGGCCGTCCGCGATGCGTACGCCTACGTTGAACAGCACAAACAGGCCTAA
- the rpmF gene encoding 50S ribosomal protein L32, producing MPNPKRRHSKSRTRQRRAHDALSVPQYYIDKDSGEPKRPHRVDAETGTYKGRQILDVKESE from the coding sequence ATGCCAAATCCGAAACGGAGACATTCCAAATCGCGTACACGCCAGCGCCGTGCGCACGACGCACTGAGCGTTCCGCAGTATTACATCGACAAGGACAGCGGGGAACCGAAGCGTCCGCATCGCGTGGACGCCGAAACCGGCACCTATAAAGGCCGGCAGATACTTGACGTCAAGGAATCCGAATAG
- a CDS encoding ketoacyl-ACP synthase III, whose translation MGHNAGIIGMGHAYPEGILTNADLEKIVETSDDWITTRTGIKQRHKAADNEYTSQFGTRAAEMALERAGLKAEDIDLIVCATTTPDQIMPSTGALIQAQIGAVNAAGMDLFAACSGFLYGLTMVESMIRTGQIRYALVIGAEVLTKYVDYTDRSTCVIFGDGAGAAVVGPVPEGKGILATKIRSDGRYEEQLFAPGGGTKLGTTHKTIDDRLHFFKMKGNELFKVAVRSMADISAEMLAKAGYTVDDVDLVIPHQANQRITDAVASRLGVPEEKLYSNIAFHGNTSSASIPIALDECIQSGRVKEGSLVLLTAFGGGVTWGGTVIRF comes from the coding sequence ATGGGACACAACGCAGGGATCATCGGGATGGGACACGCTTATCCGGAAGGCATTCTGACGAACGCCGACCTGGAAAAGATCGTCGAGACCAGCGATGATTGGATAACTACGCGCACGGGCATCAAACAACGCCACAAAGCGGCCGATAACGAGTACACTTCGCAGTTCGGCACGAGGGCGGCGGAGATGGCGCTCGAGCGTGCCGGTTTGAAGGCCGAAGACATCGATTTGATCGTTTGCGCGACGACGACGCCGGATCAGATAATGCCGTCGACGGGCGCGCTGATACAGGCGCAGATCGGCGCGGTCAATGCTGCCGGGATGGATCTTTTCGCGGCCTGCTCGGGATTTCTATATGGTTTGACGATGGTCGAATCGATGATTCGAACCGGTCAGATCCGCTATGCGTTGGTGATCGGCGCCGAGGTGCTGACCAAGTACGTCGATTACACGGATCGTTCGACGTGCGTCATTTTCGGCGATGGCGCGGGTGCGGCGGTGGTTGGCCCGGTCCCCGAAGGAAAAGGAATTCTCGCGACCAAGATCAGGTCCGACGGGCGATACGAAGAGCAGCTCTTTGCACCGGGCGGCGGAACGAAACTCGGGACGACGCACAAGACGATCGACGATCGGCTGCACTTTTTCAAGATGAAAGGCAACGAACTCTTCAAGGTTGCCGTGCGTTCGATGGCCGACATTTCCGCCGAGATGCTGGCCAAGGCCGGTTACACCGTTGATGATGTCGATCTCGTGATCCCGCATCAAGCGAATCAGCGTATTACCGACGCGGTCGCGTCACGTCTCGGGGTTCCGGAAGAAAAGCTTTATTCGAACATTGCGTTTCACGGCAACACCTCGTCGGCGTCGATCCCGATCGCGCTTGACGAGTGCATCCAGTCCGGGCGCGTCAAAGAGGGAAGTTTGGTCCTTCTGACAGCCTTCGGCGGCGGCGTCACCTGGGGCGGAACGGTGATTCGATTTTAG
- a CDS encoding electron transfer flavoprotein subunit alpha/FixB family protein, whose amino-acid sequence MILVFIEHKDCVLNKTSLEAIAAAQSIGKDLGMKVSAVIPCGGECSLAAEIASYGLEKVIVAKNEKLGTYTPDGYADAWEAVIKAENPAYVVMSHTYQVRDFAPKVAARFGTELVGDVIRYTNDGGSLTFTRRIFLGKLDADVTIGGSGPFFVTFQSGAFRGENAEKGSAAVVNLDVEIGEIRMTPEAPFQEAKASVDLTKSEVIVAVGRGIKSAENIAVAQSLADVLGADLAASRPICDSEWLPIDRQIGSSGQTVAPKLYIALGISGAIQHIVGMKNAGTIVAINKDAEAPIFDIADYGIVGDLFEAVPVLIEEIKKAKG is encoded by the coding sequence ATGATTCTCGTATTTATTGAACACAAAGACTGCGTTCTCAACAAGACTTCGCTCGAGGCGATCGCCGCGGCGCAGAGCATCGGCAAGGATCTCGGAATGAAGGTGTCGGCGGTGATCCCGTGCGGCGGCGAATGCTCGCTCGCGGCCGAGATCGCGTCATACGGCCTTGAAAAGGTGATTGTCGCCAAAAACGAAAAACTCGGCACGTATACGCCCGATGGCTATGCGGACGCGTGGGAAGCTGTCATCAAAGCCGAAAATCCCGCCTACGTCGTGATGTCGCACACCTATCAGGTCCGCGACTTCGCGCCGAAGGTGGCGGCGCGTTTCGGGACGGAGTTGGTCGGTGACGTCATCCGCTATACGAACGACGGCGGAAGCCTCACGTTTACACGCCGGATCTTCCTCGGCAAACTCGATGCCGACGTGACCATCGGCGGCAGCGGCCCGTTCTTCGTGACGTTCCAGTCGGGCGCATTTCGCGGTGAGAACGCCGAAAAGGGAAGCGCCGCGGTCGTGAATCTGGACGTCGAAATCGGCGAGATCCGAATGACGCCGGAAGCGCCGTTCCAGGAAGCGAAAGCATCGGTCGACCTGACGAAATCGGAGGTCATCGTGGCTGTCGGACGCGGCATCAAATCGGCGGAGAACATCGCCGTCGCCCAAAGCCTCGCGGACGTTCTCGGCGCCGATCTCGCGGCTTCGAGACCGATCTGCGACAGCGAATGGCTGCCGATCGACCGGCAGATCGGCTCGTCGGGCCAGACGGTCGCTCCGAAACTCTACATCGCCCTCGGGATTTCCGGCGCGATCCAGCACATCGTCGGGATGAAGAATGCGGGAACGATCGTCGCGATCAACAAGGACGCCGAAGCCCCGATCTTTGACATCGCCGACTACGGCATCGTCGGCGACCTTTTCGAAGCCGTCCCGGTCCTGATCGAAGAGATCAAAAAGGCGAAAGGGTAA
- a CDS encoding DUF177 domain-containing protein, protein MIIEIRESGRPEIPFEFSSAPDLDDDAARISGTVKVAGTLRRTGGRVEVEGRVEGVVECDCVRCLKPVNVELDFPFHDVFVTAELFENRAESEVGQDELDVSVFDGQQIDLADVAREQILLFLPEQVFCSRDCLGLCAKCGANLNTGTCGCSVKEIDPRWSGLENIKF, encoded by the coding sequence ATGATTATTGAAATCCGCGAATCGGGACGGCCCGAGATACCTTTTGAGTTTAGTTCGGCGCCCGACCTCGATGACGACGCCGCACGGATATCGGGGACCGTGAAAGTCGCCGGTACGCTTCGCCGGACGGGCGGCCGTGTTGAAGTCGAGGGACGCGTCGAAGGCGTCGTTGAATGTGATTGCGTCCGTTGTCTGAAACCGGTGAACGTTGAGCTCGACTTTCCGTTCCACGATGTATTTGTGACGGCCGAACTTTTTGAAAACAGAGCCGAGTCCGAGGTCGGCCAAGACGAACTCGACGTTTCCGTCTTTGACGGGCAACAGATCGATCTTGCCGACGTGGCGCGGGAACAGATTTTGCTGTTCCTTCCGGAACAGGTGTTTTGCAGCCGGGACTGCCTTGGGCTTTGTGCCAAATGCGGTGCGAATCTGAATACCGGCACTTGTGGTTGTTCGGTGAAAGAGATCGACCCGCGTTGGTCAGGACTGGAGAATATTAAATTTTAG